GATCTGCCCTCTGAGATGGACAAGAAGTTCCCCTTCAAAGCTGGCAGTAGCTGTTGGATGGTGCTCTGCTGGTGGCTGTAGTCATGAGGAAGGTGCTGGTTTGTTCTGTCATCATCAGTTCCTCTTCCACTTTCTCCAGCTAATCCCTGCTGGGTGGAGAACACGGTAAACGTCCCTTGGCCAGCTGTGGTTGTCAATGGAGTATCGTGCAGAGCTGCATAACCATTGCTGCTACCTGCTGCCTCGCTGGAGGGGCTGCTGTCTGCTGGAGACgtaggctggctactttgagtagAAGACATGCTGCCTGAGCTGCTTGAGTTCAAAGAGCCAGACGAACCAAGTCCAGGAGTGGAGATGACCGAGAAGCTAGGACTCAATGTGTCTATCGCCAACCCAGAAACATTCATAGAGGATGTGCTCACActaatttggccattttggtcAACAGGCATTAGATGAGAGAAGGTGAAACCTCCCTCGGGTGGCTCCTGCTTAATGGATGCCACCATCTGTTGCATACTGGGTGGGGAGTACAGCACTGGGCTGGGCTGCAGAGGACTGAGGAGTAATTTTCTGTGCTGTAAATTTGGAGTGGATGACTGTCCGCTGGAGAAGGCCTCTGTCTGCTCAGGGTGTGTGGAGTTCATTAAAGggttacctaaaagacaaacagtgACACGATTTACTGATCGGTTTCTTCCCTTCACATCCTACTATTGTGGAAGGAGATACACACTCAGACAAGTGAAAGCTTTAAATTAGAGATATTGTGGAAAAAAGGCAGAACTTAAAGAGgcataaattaattaaatcactCTGAACAAGTTAATTAACAAATTATATTAAACAAGTCAACAAGTTAAAGTATTTATACAATTACTGAGCCCCATTTATTACAGGTCCATGGGTAGTGACTGTCTATACCAGTAGCCCTGGGCATGAGGGAAGGGAGGAACTTATCTTGGCTGGGACACCTGATGATCAAACACTGCATGTCTGACACACAACCACTGTCACTCATAATAAGGCACCTACAAAGCACAACTTTGGAATGTGTAAGTAAACCGCAGTACGTAAAGAAACTCCCCTAAAGACACCAAGAGAATGtaaaaactccacatggacactgCAAAGCCACTGAAGCAAGATCTTCagttctgtgaggcagcagtcctaACCACTTCACCACCATGCCTCTCTTGTCTCACAGTGACACTGGccttagaaataataataataaaaaaaaaaattcagtcatCATTTATTTCAAGGTTAACTGCAGTGGATGTCACCAATTCTTCCATCCTTCCCCCATGCAGGCCCAAACGTCACTTGCTACTAGTCAGAACAACAACTAGCACCTTCTCCTCTGTTAGACTTTCTTTAGATGCTCAGCTTGAACGAGCTCACCTTGAAATGGTGCACTGCAGCAAGCTGCATAGGGTCTGCATCACAATGCACCGAACAGCCAAGCCTGGAGCAGAGAGACCATGCAGGAGCTGCTCAGTGATGGCGTGGTGCCAGGATCAgccaacacatacacacatgcaatAAGGAGTCTGCATAGATATGCCATCTGTAATCTCACTTTTCTTCATAAGTCATTTTAAGTGGTCGGAGTAAACAGTTAGTATATTTTTCAAAGTATAAATTACCTGCATTGCTTTTCCTACAAGAAAAAGGTATGTCGGTTTTCTCATACCAATATCTTAACCTTTAATGTATACTCAAGAAGGCAGGGGTTCAAATGCCACCTGCGAGTATCTATTAAAAACactgttcttttatatttttgaacataTCTTATTTCACAATTGCAGACTTTCCTTAATGTAAAAGAACAAAGCTTTCATAAATACTAATAATAcaggtataaaaaataaaacaaagcatttcaaaaaagTGCCACCAATCGACCACTGTACAAACTTAATAAAACATCTGCAGAATCAGTTCTTTTACACGATAACTGTAGATGAATACTTGTAAATTAACGGAAGGATACAAACATGACTTCTGTAATAATGAAGAGTATGCAAAGGTTCAAGTCTGTTATCTGTATCCatttacatttaactttttcattttgagAAACACAGAGCTGATCCTGGTAGTGACTGGGACAAGGTataaaccaaccctggatgggaggccagtcCAGCACAAGGCACACATAAGCACTCATACTCTCACTGTCATTGTCACTTGTTCCAGGCCAATTTGGAAGCGCCAAATGTATTgcatgcagcatgtaaaacatgTAGAACTCTGGGAAAAGTCCTATGGATAAGATGAACACATGAAGAGGCCCCACTGCCACTAACCAGACTGTGATTCAAGCCCACAGCAACGTAGGTATGAGACAGCAGAACCAAACACTTTGCCACCTTACCTTTCCAATCTATTATACGTATTATCAAATATATCATGTTATTAATACTGTAAAGATAAAACCTTTacaacattataaatgcacaaatCAAATGGTTTTCTTAAATGTTTCTCCACATTCCACAATCTGGTAGAACACCAATCTGTTGGATGGGCCACTCACCATACCCCTTGACACTAGGCCAATTTGGATTTCCTGAATGACTTCAATAATTGTGTCTCTCTTGGAAGGCCAATAGTTAAAAACAGACATGAAAACtaagagaaaatgcaaactccacacggtaTGGCTTGCAGCCCAGAAAACTGAGATGGCAATGAAACCTTTTGAAGCCTTGTGCCACCTCTGTCATTTCTACATAaacaatgttaaagcaagcttgcagttaaaaatgaaacagacattcaggtaaaaatgaataaacagattTTGTATTATCAAAAATGACTCCTGCAGAGGTACAGCCTAGTGCTTAAGGCACTGGATTGGATGCTGATTGAAGTCCCAGCTACTCAATGTTTTAACCTGCCAGAGAAATATAAAATCAAGTGCACTGTAGTGGGCAAGAGAAGAGCCTTCAGGTGCAGTGTACTGATGAAAGGACTTCTACAAAATAAAGgctttgtatgtatgtatgtatgttacacatatacagtaggtaGCAAATATACATATTCTGTATATTAGATTACAAATTAGATTAATTAGATACTGTAGATTATAAAACCTACAGTATAATATTTTAGACAAAAATACATATAGTCCATACATACAAATGATAAAAGGTAAATGCCACTGCACAGTGTAAATGATTataaacacaaatgcaaaacgtttaaaAAGGAACGAGCGGATGTTTTACTAATTAACgtaaaaaattatttcatttaaaataggtTTCTGAGGTTATCATTTGCAAGTCTTGAGGAGACAGACGGAGAGATACACAAAGAGATGGTACGAGCCAATAAAACAGATGATTTTGATGGTGtataagtgttttgtttttctttgttttttttttttaataaacatggcCGTCTTGTGTTCCCTCCCACTTAAACCTAAATTGCTCTTCAATTACAACTTGTGATTTAATGCAGAATTTGACTTGTACATAATGGAAGTGAAAGTAACAACAACCAAGGTTGAATTAGGGCAAAACTGGAAATGTCGGAGACTTTGTTGAAATAATGAAGAAACCTAGCTGTACTGtactcttattttttttccttatttttggaTATTGTGAATAATAACGCAACCCATAATAGTAAATGTGAGAATGCCACCGAGTACAATCAAAAGGCTGACATTCTACCAGAACTAAATTCAGATAGGAAGAAATGAACCCATACCTGCTTACAAAGAACAAGGCTAAACAGAACCCGGCTGTCACAATCACAAGGCCTAGTGGAATGTTACATGTTTGACAAAcaccaataaataaatcaataaatcctcTCCCTTTGAAAGTATTGACTCTTAatactaaaaatgaaaactgacaaGGCAGCAGCATCCTGATTAAAGCTCCTCCAGTCCTCACATTGCAAAGAGTCAATGAAAGCAAGAATGCACAAATTGAAAGTCTGGCATCGACTCAGGAAGAATCCAGGAAGCTGGAGGTTTAGAAAGCATGCAGCATTACCAAGTCCGGTAAAACAAGACCAGAGCATCACATGACTGCCCGCCCAGGGTTTGCGAGAACAAACAAGATATACCGGGTCACCAAAGCAGTGAAAATGAGGGAGGACACTCTGTGCGTTATAGTGCACAGTGGAGGTATGGAGCAGACCCTTAGATAATTGTATCTCTGTATAATTTAGCTTACAATGTTATCTGTTCCAACAAACAGATCGAAGGATctcattaaaacatattttacattGTTAAAATGTGATCACTGCAGGATCATACTGGACGTTAGTGGCAGGAATTGAACATTGTGGTTTTCAGTTCTTGAGCCTTAGCCACCAGGCTGTACTGCACTGCCAAGACAAAGATAAATATAGATTTACCTCTTGCAGCTCAAACTGCAAGGTTTGGTTAAAACTCTGGGAAGAATGACATTTGGCTATTCACATTCGTTGTTCTTTTTAAGAAATGAGGTTTGGACAAAACTGTGCGAGTACGGCTGGGTGCATGTGAGAGTGAGTCCTGTCATGAACTGCCTCCATGTTTAGAACTGCTTCTTGCCTACTGCTGCGATAGGCTCCTATCCCCATAATCTGGCTTGGGGAATGTAAATTCATACTGTGGAGTTTGTGTGCTCTCCTCTTGTCCACTTGGGTTATCCTGTATTCCATTTTCCAGCCACACCTCAGTGACATGCACAGGAAATCTAAATAGGTCTGATATTGTATACAAGTACAATTGTTGGGGTGAGTGTGTCTACCTAGTCATGGACTGGTGTGTCAATCAGAACACTAAATACAATTCCCTCTCGTCATGGTCTTGTCATTAAAAAGCAAGTTgaaaaattgaatgttttttttcccttgtgtcAAATATTCTAATACAATGTGGTGCCTCTAAAagaacttctttttctttaaaatttgagtaaacagtacagtatgtgtgtttctgTAAAAATCTGCTTCAGTGTTGAGGGGTGAGAAAGGGACTAATTATCTTCAGTACTTTGCCTCTTTCATTGGCAACTTGCTCCGATTCGGGCATAGCCCAACCATGCAGTATATTACAGAACTGAATACACACAAGAAGAAAAACACGCTAGTCATTTAGGCCTGGGCTGTTACATGGATATCTTTAAATCACCAGAAGAGGCATAATGGAGGACATGGCCATAACAGATATGTCAAAAGTTGGATGAACATATCCACTAATCTAGTCACAGTAACTGGGGGAGAATGGTAAGAGCATCCTGTATCTTCACCACCCTCACTCCCATTTCTCCCATCTCTATTCTGTTTCTGAGTCTTTGATTAGGAAAATTTTTTTTAGGGAAATTAAGCTACTATACCTTGTGGAGGTGCTGTTGTGACAGATGGCATAAGAAAAGAAGGAAGTCCATTAACTTGCTGCCCATTTGTGTCACAGGTAGGAAGCTGAACCACACTGTACTGATTGACTTGAAGAGGCCCATTACATGTTGTAAAAGTAAGCACTGACGCCCCATCCTGAGATGATACAGTTTGTGTGCTCCCGATTTTAATCTCACTGGAGCTAACACTCACTGGAAAGGGGGCACCTGGCAAACTGACGTTGTAGGACATGATCGAATTCGGCCCGTGAattttcatgtctttgtcttgTAGCACCAGCTCACCATTCTCTGCCCTGCTGTTTACAATTGGGTTGCTGTTTCTAAGGGGGTTTAGTGCCACAGCTTGTGTCCCTCCCATGTTCAGTCCATTGAAGAGAACATTCCCGGGGGTCTGAATATAAGAGCTGCCATTAAGGAATACAGTGGGTGTACTGGCCGTCACCAGACCCCCATTGAACATTGCACCAGGGGAGGTGGATGGCAGTTTTGCATCCCCTAGTTGTTGGATGATCAGACCCTCCGAGTCACTTGATAGCTGGATGCTGCTGTGACTGGCTAGCCCATCAGAAGAGCTAGACAAGGGCCGAGGAGAAGGATCATCTTGCCCCTTACTGGACTCATCTTCAGTGCTATGGTTGCCATCAgattcactgaaataaataaaacaaaaacaggtaaataaatacatagataggaATTTGAAAGAGAAGATGTCTAAttctttatatagtgtcttccataacaaatattttttatagcaTTGTATTACATCATAAGACAATTTGCAAGAAGAAGCAGGAAAGACTAAACACTAAACAAGGAGGATACCCAAAGGACAGCAAACAACAGCAGCATTGTACTGGCGTGTACAACGTCAAGATACAAATGCAGAGTAAGCATTTCTATGGTCTCTGCAACTCATTACGGCACAAGCCTGCTCAAATCCACCGCAGCTTGTTCTTTAAGCTCCAGAACAAAGTCGACATAGCTTATTTAATACATGTTCCAGCTGGCAAACCAGCCTTTCCTGGCTAACCattttacctatttttttttgttttgttttccaaagcctctgtcCAGGACCACAACACAGAGTCATCTTTACTAATATGACAATGTAACATTGTTTATATCAGGCATATATTTATTGAACTAGATCCAAAGCAGCCTACAAAGAAAGTGAAGTTGTTGAGGTACTTCTGCAATTGGAGCCTCTTGACGGTGAAGCGACTTGCTGAGTTTCACAATAAGATAGGGCTGAGGTTTAATAGTTACACCAtatacaaagtgaaaacattgaaACTAACGCTTTACATCAATCAAATAATTGATATCTTCTTGGGGATATAAAACAAACATGGAGGAGAGACTTTTGCATATGTCTGCCAGATATAGCACCTGAAGTACTGCATTGTGTCGGCAGTATTGATACTGTACCTTAAAAcccacaaaataaagaaaatgtaaataaataggtcaattagcaaaaaaaaaaaaaaaaatcatccaattCCTATATTTAACACTGTCCAGTTGATTATTTCTGGCATATAGTTAGGTATACAATGTAATACAGAACCGGATTTCTTCTCTCACATTTTAACTTACATTATTGTTAATACTCTGTAAAGCATATAGAGCATTTTTAGTTTATCTTCATTTAATTTAGTCACTCAGTCAGTGCAGATGTGTTATGTACATCTAGGTAAGTGCAATAGAGAGTGGTAAGACACCAATTAAACACCCCATCCTTGTCATACAGTGACCTAAAACtggtaggaaaaaaaaagacacacaaactACATGCTTTTTACTTTACAAAGCCACAAATTTTAAACCTGAACGCTttccaaaaaatgtatataataatctATACTTTCATTAGTAGTGCCTTAGTGCAGCAATAACAAAAgtaagtatatatttaaaaaaaaaaataaataaaaaaaaaaaaaggagaattgGCTATTCAAGATGCTTGGAatgttaaaattcattttgatttttaaaggatAGGGGAAATCGGTTTAAAGAATTTCAGcacatgtcatttttattttgtaattaaaagaaattttaaaccgcattttgagaaaaataaatacagtatatacacacgtatatatatatatatactgtatattatattatatatgtgtgtgtgtatgtgtgtatatatatatatatattatatacacatatatacatatatgtatatataaatatatatatttttatttaagtgtaAATATCAGTGAAACAAGGTGGTATCCTATTTAAGTGACATATACAGATACCATGATGCCATGTCTGGGTGATAAAGCAATGCTAGGTCgttttggatttatttaaaaaaagttttcagtagctcttttgttttgtttaaagaaatattttaattaatctcCAAATCCATTACCCATGAAAAATCTCAAACTATTCTTGAAATGCTTTAATGATAATGGGTTATTCCTGTATACAATTGAGCTTAATACCTCCAATTGATATGTAATACTTTTTTACcatctcaaaaaataaaaagacactttAAAATATACACTGACATTAAATATATGGCTCTGCAGAATGTTCGAAACTGTGTCTGATTACTCATTTAATTTGACTCATTTCTGGTAAGTAAATGAGTGctt
The nucleotide sequence above comes from Polypterus senegalus isolate Bchr_013 chromosome 18, ASM1683550v1, whole genome shotgun sequence. Encoded proteins:
- the six4a gene encoding homeobox protein SIX4a — translated: MSSSSNEVRSAGEIKKENVSSGEEPELLALNPALLPMEHADQVHTELLLSASSALAFSPEQVACVCEALQQGGNLDRLARFLWSLPQSDLLRGNESILKAQALVAFHQGRYPELYSILETHNFSPCNHSCLQDLWYKARYTEAEKARGRPLGAVDKYRLRRKYPLPRTIWDGEETVYCFKERSRNALKELYKQNRYPSPAEKRNLAKITGLSLTQVSNWFKNRRQRDRNPSEAQSKSESDGNHSTEDESSKGQDDPSPRPLSSSSDGLASHSSIQLSSDSEGLIIQQLGDAKLPSTSPGAMFNGGLVTASTPTVFLNGSSYIQTPGNVLFNGLNMGGTQAVALNPLRNSNPIVNSRAENGELVLQDKDMKIHGPNSIMSYNVSLPGAPFPVSVSSSEIKIGSTQTVSSQDGASVLTFTTCNGPLQVNQYSVVQLPTCDTNGQQVNGLPSFLMPSVTTAPPQGNPLMNSTHPEQTEAFSSGQSSTPNLQHRKLLLSPLQPSPVLYSPPSMQQMVASIKQEPPEGGFTFSHLMPVDQNGQISVSTSSMNVSGLAIDTLSPSFSVISTPGLGSSGSLNSSSSGSMSSTQSSQPTSPADSSPSSEAAGSSNGYAALHDTPLTTTAGQGTFTVFSTQQGLAGESGRGTDDDRTNQHLPHDYSHQQSTIQQLLPALKGNFLSISEGRSSEDMIILESKSKCAVSEMVRVICGQMENEDKQLAKLQNVQMEEDISEI